In the genome of Girardinichthys multiradiatus isolate DD_20200921_A chromosome 7, DD_fGirMul_XY1, whole genome shotgun sequence, one region contains:
- the LOC124871003 gene encoding collagen alpha-2(VI) chain-like isoform X2 — translation MTGNHPLAPMISWVIILTVFQAAAPQRASPRGPRPIPGRGDSQGPTPTLLPPEPTPRPEATIIDCPIKLFFTIDTSETIALQEPPPGSLVESIKEFMKIFAQKLEDEEYRGQIQITWSFGGLHFSQKQVVFSQFTTRQSFIRNLSQIKYLGKGTYIDCALRNMTHQMTYHYSGTKAVLFSVVITDGHVTGSPCAGIKAAADKARDQGIHIFSVAASSSIDEQGMNEIASSPIEVYRDNYIVMEIIDGRPRMNTDTIDQIIKVMKYQAYLQCYKPTCLAVPGNPGRKGPSGPKGGKGDRGKTGQKGDKGNQGDPGIEGSIGQPGLKGEIGFKGEKGEVGLIGAKGVAGSPGRNGTDGQKGKIGRIGAPGCKGEPGDKGPDGHPGDAGDSGSSGEKGEKGDTGLPGKPGPPGPVGSQGPKGENGNLGNPGPPGVRGDPGLIGRPGPKGELGRRGDPGLKGTPGPDGVKGAKGDRGPPGDRGRPGEDGFKGAKGGQGLPGPRGRSGEPGSAGGNGTVGTPGDPGSRGDPGPPGPQGDNGRPGFSYPGSRGPTGDRGDPGRRGPRGARGECGAKGKPGDKGVPGEPGEPGQPGEPGERGSRGGPGQNGDPGPAGDPGLTDCDVMTYIRETCGCCDCEKQCGALDIVFVIDSSESVGLTNFTLEKNFVINTINKLGSMASDPTSPTGTRVGVVQFSHDGTFEAIRLDDASINSMSSFKTAVKKLQWIAGGTFTPSALKFTYDNLIRDSKRARAKVSVVVVTDGRFDPRDDDSQLRYLCDDPAVVVNAIGVGDMFDKKHDSETLVSIACNNKNRITEMKQYTDLVADNFIEKMETVLCPDPVIKCPDLPCKTELDVAPCVGRPVDLVFLLDGSERLGMENFGHARHFVQMVANALTMAKTRNDLNGARLALIEFGKENENQVAFLLTHELNGIASGLSGLSYLDSSSAVGPAIFKTINEILGKGSTRKTRRDAEVSFVFITDGITDTTNLDEAANAMRREQIVSTVISTGSDADEEVLIKLAMGDQNAIFKGQRFSDVLQPSLFNRFIRWVC, via the exons ATGACTGGAAACCATCCACTCGCCCCAATGATTTCATGGGTCATCATTCTGACTGTGTTCCAAGCTGCAGCGCCTCAACGTGCATCCCCTCGAGGACCCAGACCAATACCTGGGCGAGGTGACAGTCAGGGACCAACACCAACCCTGCTGCCACCTGAGCCCACACCAAGACCAGAAG CAACGATCATCGACTGCCCCATCAAGCTGTTTTTCACCATTGACACCTCAGAGACCATTGCCCTGCAGGAGCCTCCCCCTGGCAGTCTGGTGGAGAGCATCAAGGAGTTCATGAAGATATTCGCCCAGAAACTTGAAGATGAGGAGTACAGGGGCCAGATCCAGATCACTTGGTCTTTTGGGGGCTTGCACTTCTCTCAGAAGCAGGTGGTCTTCAGTCAGTTCACGACCAGACAGAGCTTCATCAGGAATCTTAGTCAGATCAAATACCTGGGCAAAGGCACTTACATTGACTGCGCCCTCAGAAATATGACCCACCAGATGACATACCACTACTCAGGGACAAAAGCTGTCCTCTTCTCCGTGGTCATCACAGATGGTCATGTGACAGGGAGTCCGTGTGCAGGGATCAAGGCGGCAGCAGACAAGGCTCGGGATCAGGGGATCCATATTTTTTCAGTAGCAGCCTCCAGTAGCATCGATGAACAAGGGATGAATGAGATAGCCAGCTCGCCTATTGAGGTGTATCGGGACAATTACATAGTCATGGAAATTATTGATGGAAGACCAAGAATGAACACTGACACGATTGATCAGATCATCAAAGTCATG AAATATCAAGCCTATCTACAG TGCTATAAACCTACATGCCTGGCGGTTCCTGGTAACCCCGGACGAAAAGGACCCTCGGGTCCAAAA ggtgGGAAAGGTGACAGAGGCAAGACAGGACAAAAAGGTGATAAAGGTAACCAG GGTGATCCTGGGATTGAAGGTTCAATTGGACAACCTggtctaaag GGAGAAATTGGTTTTAAAGGTGAAAAG GGTGAAGTTGGATTAATTGGAGCAAAG GGCGTGGCGGGTTCACCAGGAAGGAACGGAACAGATGGACAAAAG GGTAAAATCGGCCGAATTGGAGCTCCTGGCTGCAAAGGTGAACCAGGTGACAAG GGACCAGATGGACACCCAGGCGATGCTGGTGACTCTGGATCATCTggagaaaaaggagaaaag GGGGACACAGGTCTCCCTGGAAAGCCAGGCCCCCCTGGCCCTGTGGGTAGTCAAGGACCAAAG GGTGAAAATGGAAATCTTGGAAATCCAGGACCACCTGGAGTAAGAGGGGATCCT GGGCTCATTGGCAGACCAGGACCAAAGGGCGAACTG GGTAGGAGAGGAGATCCTGGATTGAAGGGGACACCAGGACCTGATGGGGTCAAAGGAGCAAAG GGAGATCGAGGACCACCAGGGGACAGAGGTCGACCAGGGGAGGATGGATTTAAGGGTGCTAAG GGAGGCCAAGGACTACCAGGACCAAGAGGTCGGTCAGGAGAACCAGGCAGCGCTGGAGGAAAT GGCACTGTGGGAACTCCTGGAGACCCTGGATCAAGGGGAGACCCTGGACCACCTGGACCACAA GGAGACAATGGAAGACCAGGATTCAGTTACCCAGGATCAAGAGGACCAACA ggagacagaggggaTCCGGGCAGGAGAGGACCCAGAGGGGCCAGAGGTGAATGCGGAGCCAAAGGCAAGCCTGGAGATAAAGGAGTGCCAGGAGAGCCT GGGGAACCAGGCCAGCCAGGAGAGCCAGGAGAGAGAGGATCCCGAGGAGGGCCTGGACAAAAT GGGGATCCAGGACCAGCTGGGGATCCTGGGCTCACT GACTGTGATGTTATGACGTACATCAGGGAGACATGTGGTTGTTGTG ACTGTGAGAAGCAATGTGGAGCTCTGGACATTGTCTTTGTAATCGACAGCTCTGAGAGTGTTGGGCTGACCAACTTCACCCTGGAAAAGAACTTTGTTATCAACACCATCAACAAGCTGGGATCCATGGCCTCTGACCCCACATCACCAACTG GTACAAGAGTTGGAGTTGTGCAGTTCAGCCATGATGGAACCTTTGAAGCCATACGTCTCGATGACGCGTCCATAAACTCCATGTCTTCATTTAAGACAGCAGTGAAGAAACTACAGTGGATTGCTGGGGGCACATTTACACCCTCTGCACTCAAGTTTACCTACGATAACCTGATCAGGGACAGCAAGAGAGCCCGTGCTAAGGTATCTGTTGTGGTGGTTACAGACGGTCGCTTTGACCCCCGTGATGACGACAGTCAGCTCAGGTACCTCTGCGATGACCCCGCTGTAGTGGTGAATGCCATTGGGGTTGGTGACATGTTTGACAAGAAACATGACAGCGAGACCCTAGTGTCGATAGCCTGCAATAATAAGAACCGAATCACTGAGATGAAGCAATACACAGATTTGGTCGCTGATAACTTCATTGAGAAGATGGAAACAGTTCTCTGTCCTG ATCCGGTGATTAAGTGTCCAGACCTTCCCTGTAAAACTG AACTTGATGTAGCTCCATGCGTTGGACGACCTGTAGACCTGGTGTTTCTTCTTGATGGCTCAGAGCGCCTCGGGATGGAAAACTTTGGCCATGCCCGTCATTTCGTTCAGATGGTGGCAAATGCTTtgacaatggccaagaccagaaaTGACCTAAACGGGGCTCGCCTGGCACTCATAGAGTTTGGCAAGGAGAATGAAAACCAAGTGGCCTTTCTTCTTACACATGAGCTGAATGGTATTGCTTCAGGTCTATCAGGGTTAAGTTATCTTGATTCTTCATCAGCAGTGGGGCCTGCcatttttaaaaccatcaaTGAGATCTTGGGTAAAGGAAGCACTCGCAAAACCAGACGTGACGCTGAggtttcatttgttttcatcaCAGATGGCATCACTGACACCACCAACCTGGACGAGGCAGCTAATGCAATGCGCAGGGAACAGATTGTTTCCACTGTGATTTCCACAGGAAGTGATGCGGATGAAGAAGTCCTAATAAAGTTGGCTATGGGTGACCAGAATGCCATCTTTAAGGGACAGAGATTTTCTGATGTGTTACAGCCTAGTTTGTTTAACCGTTTCATCCGGTGGGTGTGTTAG
- the xrcc5 gene encoding X-ray repair cross-complementing protein 5, translating to MAGGKSALVLCMDVGFSMSNSAPGEEPPFALAKKVIQKFVQRQVFAETKDELALVLFGTDSTKNPLDQDGQYQNITVHRHLTVPDFDLLEEIEHQIHPENQQADWLDALVVCMDLLQTETQGKKCDRLNIVFLTDLSTEASSDNLDVIIENVKKAGITLQFFLPFPLEDKEEGDGERTGSGDPGRGKGLSREQRSGLEMVKHIMLSLDEEDGLDEIYTFRNAVEQLCMFKRIERRPMTWPCQLTIGSSLSIRIVGYKAVTEEKLKKMWITVDAQTNKKDDVKRETVYCLDDDNETEVQKEDIIQGFRYGSDIVPFSKVDQDQMKYKHDGKCFAVLGFTKKNLVLRHQFMGTQVVKIFCARDDEHAGVAMSALIRGLDELNMVAIVRYTYDRRSNPQVGAAFPCIKPEYECLLYIQLPFMEDLYGRQHMFPSLENNKKIAPSETQLSVVDSLIDSMMLVADDENEELRDLFKPHHLPNPAFQRHFQCLHHRAVHPDSPLPPMESWLEAALDRPEVIKERCQAPLEEIKKLFPLTEVEKKKKLKTSAQIFGKDSEEPDAKKAKEDEAEEEFNLADIAEGSVTSVGSVNPARDFRALIKQKTLPFGEVCQQLTHRIEQLLSNKNMQYYMKSITCIQAFREQSVKQGNADLFNSYLQSLKRSIPSRALEVFWDLLVQDAVTLISKDEVEGSAVSKNEASQFLLAEERKEQPAPELVEDTGDVDDLLDMM from the exons ATGGCAGGAGGAAAA TCAGCCTTGGTTCTCTGCATGGATGTGGGCTTCTCCATGTCCAACTCTGCCCCAGGTGAAGAACCTCCCTTTGCACTGGCCAAAAAGGTCATCCAGAAGTTTGTCCAGCGCCAG GTTTTTGCAGAGACTAAGGATGAACTGGCTTTGGTTCTGTTTGGCACGGATTCTACCAAAAACCCTCTTGACCAGGATGGGCAATACCAGAACATCACAGTGCATCGTCATCTTACGGTGCCAGACTTTGACCTGCTGGAGGAGATTGAACATCAGATCCACCCTGAGAATCAGCAGGCTGACT GGCTGGATGCTCTTGTAGTCTGCATGGATCTTCTTCAGACAGAAACCCA agggaAGAAATGCGATCGCCTCAATATCGTCTTCCTGACTGACCTGAGCACTGAAGCCAGTTCAGACAATCTGGATGTTATTATTGAGAACGTGAAAAAAGCTGGAATCACCCTGCAGTTCTT TTTGCCTTTTCCATTGGAGGATAAAGAAGAGGGTGATGGAGAAAGAACAGGTTCTGGTGACCCCGGTAGGGGCAAAGGCCTCTCTAGGGAACAGCGTAGTGGCCTGGAAATGGTTAAACACATCATGCTGAGTCTGGATGAGGAGGATGGTCTGGATGAAATTTACACATTCAG GAATGCTGTGGAGCAGCTGTGCATGTTTAAACGCATTGAGAGGAGACCCATGACCTGGCCCTGTCAGCTCACCATCGGCAGCTCTCTGTCCATCCGTATTGTTGGCTACAAAGCA GTGACTGAGgagaaactgaagaaaatgtgGATCACAGTCGACGCTCAAACCAACAAGAAAGATGACGTGAAGAGAGAGACTGTTTACTGCCTGGACGACGACAACGAGACAGAGGTGCAGAAGGAAGACATTATTCAAG gtTTCCGTTACGGAAGTGACATTGTTCCTTTCTCCAAAGTGGATCAGGACCAGATGAAATACAAGCATGACGGGAAGTGCTTTGCTGTTCTGGGATTCACTAAAAAGAACCTG GTTCTTCGCCACCAGTTTATGGGAACACAGGTTGTCAAGATATTTTGTGCGCGAGATGATGAG CATGCAGGCGTCGCCATGTCGGCTCTGATCCGTGGTCTGGATGAACTCAACATGGTTGCCATCGTGCGGTACACCTACGACCGGCGCAGCAATCCTCAAGTGGGAGCTGCGTTCCCGTGTATCAAGCCGGAGTATGAG TGCCTGTTATACATCCAGTTGCCCTTCATGGAAGATCTTTATGGAAGACAGCACATGTTTCCTTCTCTTGAAAACAATAAGAAGATCGCTCCATCAG AGACGCAGCTGTCAGTCGTAGACTCTCTCATAGACTCTATGATGCTTGTAGCAGACGATGAAAATGAAGAACTAAGGGATCTGTTCAAGCCCCACCATCTTCCCAACCCTGCTTTCCAGAGACACTTCCAG tgtCTGCACCACAGGGCTGTACACCCTGACTCTCCTCTTCCCCCCATGGAGTCGTGGCTGGAGGCTGCTCTCGACCGCCCTGAGGTCATTAAGGAGCGCTGCCAAGCTCCACTGGAGGAGATAAAGAAGCTGTTTCCGCTCACCGAagtagagaagaaaaagaagctgAAGACAAGTGCTCAGATTTTTGGCAAAGA CTCTGAGGAACCAGATGCcaagaaagcaaaagaagacGAAGCAGAGGAAGAGTTCAACCTGGCAGACATCGCTGAAGGATCTGTTACTTCT GTGGGAAGCGTTAATCCGGCCCGGGATTTCCGTGCTCTGATCAAACAGAAAACTCTTCCGTTCGGAGAAG TCTGTCAGCAGCTGACTCACAGGATAGAGCAGCTGCTTAGCAACAAGAACATGCAATACTACATGAAAAGCATCACCTGTATCCAGGCTTTCAGAGAGCAGTCTGTTAAG CAGGGGAATGCTGATCTGTTCAACAGTTACCTCCAATCCCTGAAAAGGAGTATTCCCAGCAGAGCCCTCGAGGTTTTCTGGGACCTGCTTGTTCAAG ACGCTGTGACTTTGATCAGCAAGGACGAGGTGGAAGGAAGCGCTGTGTCGAAAAATGAAGCCAGTCAG TTTCTGTTGGCTGAGGAGAGGAAAGAGCAACCAGCTCCTGAACTGGTGGAAGATACTGGAGATGTTGATGACTTG CTGGACATGATGTAA
- the LOC124871003 gene encoding collagen alpha-2(VI) chain-like isoform X1, which produces MTGNHPLAPMISWVIILTVFQAAAPQRASPRGPRPIPGRGDSQGPTPTLLPPEPTPRPEGCETTIIDCPIKLFFTIDTSETIALQEPPPGSLVESIKEFMKIFAQKLEDEEYRGQIQITWSFGGLHFSQKQVVFSQFTTRQSFIRNLSQIKYLGKGTYIDCALRNMTHQMTYHYSGTKAVLFSVVITDGHVTGSPCAGIKAAADKARDQGIHIFSVAASSSIDEQGMNEIASSPIEVYRDNYIVMEIIDGRPRMNTDTIDQIIKVMKYQAYLQCYKPTCLAVPGNPGRKGPSGPKGGKGDRGKTGQKGDKGNQGDPGIEGSIGQPGLKGEIGFKGEKGEVGLIGAKGVAGSPGRNGTDGQKGKIGRIGAPGCKGEPGDKGPDGHPGDAGDSGSSGEKGEKGDTGLPGKPGPPGPVGSQGPKGENGNLGNPGPPGVRGDPGLIGRPGPKGELGRRGDPGLKGTPGPDGVKGAKGDRGPPGDRGRPGEDGFKGAKGGQGLPGPRGRSGEPGSAGGNGTVGTPGDPGSRGDPGPPGPQGDNGRPGFSYPGSRGPTGDRGDPGRRGPRGARGECGAKGKPGDKGVPGEPGEPGQPGEPGERGSRGGPGQNGDPGPAGDPGLTDCDVMTYIRETCGCCDCEKQCGALDIVFVIDSSESVGLTNFTLEKNFVINTINKLGSMASDPTSPTGTRVGVVQFSHDGTFEAIRLDDASINSMSSFKTAVKKLQWIAGGTFTPSALKFTYDNLIRDSKRARAKVSVVVVTDGRFDPRDDDSQLRYLCDDPAVVVNAIGVGDMFDKKHDSETLVSIACNNKNRITEMKQYTDLVADNFIEKMETVLCPDPVIKCPDLPCKTELDVAPCVGRPVDLVFLLDGSERLGMENFGHARHFVQMVANALTMAKTRNDLNGARLALIEFGKENENQVAFLLTHELNGIASGLSGLSYLDSSSAVGPAIFKTINEILGKGSTRKTRRDAEVSFVFITDGITDTTNLDEAANAMRREQIVSTVISTGSDADEEVLIKLAMGDQNAIFKGQRFSDVLQPSLFNRFIRWVC; this is translated from the exons ATGACTGGAAACCATCCACTCGCCCCAATGATTTCATGGGTCATCATTCTGACTGTGTTCCAAGCTGCAGCGCCTCAACGTGCATCCCCTCGAGGACCCAGACCAATACCTGGGCGAGGTGACAGTCAGGGACCAACACCAACCCTGCTGCCACCTGAGCCCACACCAAGACCAGAAGGTTGTGAGA CAACGATCATCGACTGCCCCATCAAGCTGTTTTTCACCATTGACACCTCAGAGACCATTGCCCTGCAGGAGCCTCCCCCTGGCAGTCTGGTGGAGAGCATCAAGGAGTTCATGAAGATATTCGCCCAGAAACTTGAAGATGAGGAGTACAGGGGCCAGATCCAGATCACTTGGTCTTTTGGGGGCTTGCACTTCTCTCAGAAGCAGGTGGTCTTCAGTCAGTTCACGACCAGACAGAGCTTCATCAGGAATCTTAGTCAGATCAAATACCTGGGCAAAGGCACTTACATTGACTGCGCCCTCAGAAATATGACCCACCAGATGACATACCACTACTCAGGGACAAAAGCTGTCCTCTTCTCCGTGGTCATCACAGATGGTCATGTGACAGGGAGTCCGTGTGCAGGGATCAAGGCGGCAGCAGACAAGGCTCGGGATCAGGGGATCCATATTTTTTCAGTAGCAGCCTCCAGTAGCATCGATGAACAAGGGATGAATGAGATAGCCAGCTCGCCTATTGAGGTGTATCGGGACAATTACATAGTCATGGAAATTATTGATGGAAGACCAAGAATGAACACTGACACGATTGATCAGATCATCAAAGTCATG AAATATCAAGCCTATCTACAG TGCTATAAACCTACATGCCTGGCGGTTCCTGGTAACCCCGGACGAAAAGGACCCTCGGGTCCAAAA ggtgGGAAAGGTGACAGAGGCAAGACAGGACAAAAAGGTGATAAAGGTAACCAG GGTGATCCTGGGATTGAAGGTTCAATTGGACAACCTggtctaaag GGAGAAATTGGTTTTAAAGGTGAAAAG GGTGAAGTTGGATTAATTGGAGCAAAG GGCGTGGCGGGTTCACCAGGAAGGAACGGAACAGATGGACAAAAG GGTAAAATCGGCCGAATTGGAGCTCCTGGCTGCAAAGGTGAACCAGGTGACAAG GGACCAGATGGACACCCAGGCGATGCTGGTGACTCTGGATCATCTggagaaaaaggagaaaag GGGGACACAGGTCTCCCTGGAAAGCCAGGCCCCCCTGGCCCTGTGGGTAGTCAAGGACCAAAG GGTGAAAATGGAAATCTTGGAAATCCAGGACCACCTGGAGTAAGAGGGGATCCT GGGCTCATTGGCAGACCAGGACCAAAGGGCGAACTG GGTAGGAGAGGAGATCCTGGATTGAAGGGGACACCAGGACCTGATGGGGTCAAAGGAGCAAAG GGAGATCGAGGACCACCAGGGGACAGAGGTCGACCAGGGGAGGATGGATTTAAGGGTGCTAAG GGAGGCCAAGGACTACCAGGACCAAGAGGTCGGTCAGGAGAACCAGGCAGCGCTGGAGGAAAT GGCACTGTGGGAACTCCTGGAGACCCTGGATCAAGGGGAGACCCTGGACCACCTGGACCACAA GGAGACAATGGAAGACCAGGATTCAGTTACCCAGGATCAAGAGGACCAACA ggagacagaggggaTCCGGGCAGGAGAGGACCCAGAGGGGCCAGAGGTGAATGCGGAGCCAAAGGCAAGCCTGGAGATAAAGGAGTGCCAGGAGAGCCT GGGGAACCAGGCCAGCCAGGAGAGCCAGGAGAGAGAGGATCCCGAGGAGGGCCTGGACAAAAT GGGGATCCAGGACCAGCTGGGGATCCTGGGCTCACT GACTGTGATGTTATGACGTACATCAGGGAGACATGTGGTTGTTGTG ACTGTGAGAAGCAATGTGGAGCTCTGGACATTGTCTTTGTAATCGACAGCTCTGAGAGTGTTGGGCTGACCAACTTCACCCTGGAAAAGAACTTTGTTATCAACACCATCAACAAGCTGGGATCCATGGCCTCTGACCCCACATCACCAACTG GTACAAGAGTTGGAGTTGTGCAGTTCAGCCATGATGGAACCTTTGAAGCCATACGTCTCGATGACGCGTCCATAAACTCCATGTCTTCATTTAAGACAGCAGTGAAGAAACTACAGTGGATTGCTGGGGGCACATTTACACCCTCTGCACTCAAGTTTACCTACGATAACCTGATCAGGGACAGCAAGAGAGCCCGTGCTAAGGTATCTGTTGTGGTGGTTACAGACGGTCGCTTTGACCCCCGTGATGACGACAGTCAGCTCAGGTACCTCTGCGATGACCCCGCTGTAGTGGTGAATGCCATTGGGGTTGGTGACATGTTTGACAAGAAACATGACAGCGAGACCCTAGTGTCGATAGCCTGCAATAATAAGAACCGAATCACTGAGATGAAGCAATACACAGATTTGGTCGCTGATAACTTCATTGAGAAGATGGAAACAGTTCTCTGTCCTG ATCCGGTGATTAAGTGTCCAGACCTTCCCTGTAAAACTG AACTTGATGTAGCTCCATGCGTTGGACGACCTGTAGACCTGGTGTTTCTTCTTGATGGCTCAGAGCGCCTCGGGATGGAAAACTTTGGCCATGCCCGTCATTTCGTTCAGATGGTGGCAAATGCTTtgacaatggccaagaccagaaaTGACCTAAACGGGGCTCGCCTGGCACTCATAGAGTTTGGCAAGGAGAATGAAAACCAAGTGGCCTTTCTTCTTACACATGAGCTGAATGGTATTGCTTCAGGTCTATCAGGGTTAAGTTATCTTGATTCTTCATCAGCAGTGGGGCCTGCcatttttaaaaccatcaaTGAGATCTTGGGTAAAGGAAGCACTCGCAAAACCAGACGTGACGCTGAggtttcatttgttttcatcaCAGATGGCATCACTGACACCACCAACCTGGACGAGGCAGCTAATGCAATGCGCAGGGAACAGATTGTTTCCACTGTGATTTCCACAGGAAGTGATGCGGATGAAGAAGTCCTAATAAAGTTGGCTATGGGTGACCAGAATGCCATCTTTAAGGGACAGAGATTTTCTGATGTGTTACAGCCTAGTTTGTTTAACCGTTTCATCCGGTGGGTGTGTTAG